A part of Sinorhizobium chiapasense genomic DNA contains:
- the ubiB gene encoding 2-polyprenylphenol 6-hydroxylase, whose translation MSTPGAYFRLVRIGWVLAREDAFSAVPSEHLPPLARFVQRLAGLLARRRARLEARSGRLARAVERLGPSYVKIGQFLATRPDVVGAELAADLSLLQDRMATFPESDARAAIEGSLGRPVDALFAEFSEPMAAASIAQVHPAVVLRDGKRERVAVKVIRPGVRQRFAADIEAMYLVSRMQERFLPYTRRLRPVEVTKTLEQTTKVEMDLRLEAAALSELGENTKEDSGFRVPKVDWERTGRDVVTMEWIDGVKMSDIEGLKRAGHDLNRLAETLIQSFLRHTLRDGFFHADMHQGNLFVDDAGHIVAVDMGIVGRLGRKERRFLAEILFGFITRDYQRVADVHFEAGYVPSHHDAASFAQAIRAIGEPIHGQPAETISMAKLLTLLFEVTELFDMQTRPELVMLQKTMVVVEGVARTLNPRFNMWKASEPVVGKWIRDNLGPKRIVTDLRDGLHAALRVAEAVPEIAARTERFSAEIMAMSENGLRFDPETAQAIGKAEARHTRSGRVALWIIAATLVYIAWQLA comes from the coding sequence ATGAGCACGCCAGGAGCATATTTCCGCCTCGTGCGGATCGGCTGGGTCCTCGCGCGCGAGGACGCCTTTTCTGCCGTCCCGTCGGAGCACCTTCCTCCGCTTGCGCGTTTCGTGCAGAGGCTCGCCGGCTTGCTTGCCCGCCGCAGAGCCCGGCTCGAGGCGCGCAGCGGCCGGCTTGCCCGCGCCGTCGAACGGCTTGGGCCTTCCTATGTCAAAATCGGCCAGTTCCTGGCGACGCGCCCGGATGTCGTCGGAGCCGAGCTCGCTGCCGATCTCTCGCTCTTGCAGGACCGGATGGCGACGTTCCCCGAGAGCGACGCGAGGGCCGCGATCGAAGGCTCGCTCGGCCGACCGGTCGACGCGCTTTTTGCCGAATTCTCCGAGCCGATGGCGGCCGCCTCGATCGCACAGGTCCACCCGGCCGTGGTTCTGCGCGACGGCAAGCGCGAAAGGGTGGCCGTCAAAGTCATCCGCCCGGGCGTGCGCCAGCGTTTTGCCGCCGACATCGAGGCGATGTACCTGGTTTCGCGCATGCAGGAGCGGTTTCTTCCCTATACGCGGCGGCTGAGGCCGGTCGAGGTGACAAAGACGCTCGAGCAGACGACCAAGGTCGAAATGGACCTGAGGCTCGAGGCCGCCGCACTTTCCGAACTCGGCGAGAACACCAAGGAAGATTCCGGTTTTCGCGTGCCCAAGGTGGACTGGGAGCGAACCGGCCGCGACGTCGTCACCATGGAATGGATCGACGGCGTGAAGATGTCGGACATCGAAGGACTGAAGCGGGCCGGTCACGATCTCAACAGGCTGGCCGAAACGCTTATCCAGTCCTTCCTGCGCCATACGCTGCGTGACGGTTTCTTCCATGCCGACATGCACCAGGGCAATCTGTTCGTCGATGACGCCGGCCACATCGTCGCCGTCGACATGGGCATCGTCGGGCGGCTCGGGAGGAAGGAACGCCGCTTCCTCGCCGAAATTCTCTTCGGCTTCATCACCCGCGACTACCAGCGCGTCGCCGACGTCCATTTCGAAGCGGGCTACGTCCCCTCGCATCATGATGCCGCGAGCTTCGCCCAGGCGATCAGGGCAATCGGCGAGCCGATCCATGGTCAGCCGGCCGAGACCATCTCGATGGCGAAACTGCTGACACTCTTGTTCGAGGTCACAGAGCTTTTCGACATGCAGACACGGCCGGAGCTCGTCATGCTGCAGAAGACCATGGTCGTCGTCGAAGGCGTCGCCCGTACGCTCAACCCGCGTTTCAACATGTGGAAGGCGTCGGAGCCGGTCGTCGGCAAATGGATCCGCGACAATCTCGGGCCGAAGCGCATCGTGACGGATCTCCGCGATGGTCTGCATGCGGCGCTGAGGGTTGCCGAGGCGGTCCCGGAAATCGCCGCCCGGACCGAGCGCTTCTCCGCGGAAATCATGGCGATGAGCGAAAACGGCCTGCGCTTCGATCCGGAGACCGCGCAGGCGATCGGAAAGGCCGAGGCGCGCCATACGCGTTCGGGCCGCGTTGCGCTTTGGATCATCGCCGCGACGCTCGTCTACATCGCCTGGCAGCTTGCTTGA
- a CDS encoding GNAT family N-acetyltransferase yields the protein MTAASPELHIRAASATDWEALAAFRDLPGVRAGTLRLPFAPPEQTRKWLENLTETDMVIVAELEGRIVGLAGLHRHKGRRQHAADLGMSVHDDYRRRGIGRALLDALIGAADRWLGVSRIELTVFTDNEAAIGLYRQAGFVTEGVLKSYALRDGALADVLAMARLRT from the coding sequence ATGACCGCCGCTTCACCCGAACTCCATATCCGCGCCGCGTCCGCCACGGACTGGGAGGCGCTCGCCGCCTTTAGAGACTTGCCCGGCGTTCGCGCCGGCACGCTGCGGCTGCCATTCGCACCGCCGGAACAGACGCGGAAATGGCTCGAAAACCTCACCGAAACCGACATGGTCATCGTCGCCGAACTCGAAGGGCGGATCGTCGGGCTGGCCGGACTGCATCGTCACAAGGGACGACGGCAGCATGCGGCGGATCTCGGCATGAGCGTCCATGACGATTACCGGCGGCGCGGCATCGGCAGGGCGCTGCTCGACGCACTGATCGGTGCGGCCGACCGCTGGCTCGGCGTTTCGCGCATCGAGTTGACGGTCTTTACCGACAACGAAGCGGCTATCGGTCTCTACCGCCAGGCGGGCTTTGTCACCGAAGGTGTGCTGAAATCCTACGCGCTGCGGGACGGCGCGCTTGCCGACGTGCTGGCCATGGCGCGGCTTCGCACCTAA
- the ubiE gene encoding bifunctional demethylmenaquinone methyltransferase/2-methoxy-6-polyprenyl-1,4-benzoquinol methylase UbiE: MTDERVSANGGMETSFGFREVGAGEKQPLVNDVFHKVAKRYDIMNDVMSAGLHRVWKDAMIAALNPPRREGYRVLDVAGGTGDIAFRIVEASDRKAHATVLDINGSMLAVGAERASKKKLSANLDFVEANAEDLPFASNSFDAYTIAFGIRNVPRIDVALKEAHRALKRGGRLLVLEFSEVEMPLLDRFYDAWSFNAIPRFGKLITGDDAPYQYLVESIRKFPSQRDFAAMIKDAGFSRVSFTNYTGGIAALHSGWKI; this comes from the coding sequence ATGACGGATGAGCGCGTATCGGCCAATGGCGGCATGGAAACCTCCTTCGGTTTCCGCGAGGTCGGCGCCGGCGAAAAACAGCCGCTCGTCAACGATGTCTTCCACAAGGTTGCCAAGCGCTACGACATCATGAACGACGTGATGTCGGCCGGGCTTCACCGTGTCTGGAAGGATGCGATGATCGCCGCGCTCAACCCGCCGCGGCGGGAGGGTTACAGGGTGCTCGACGTGGCCGGGGGCACCGGCGACATCGCATTTCGCATCGTCGAAGCCTCCGATCGCAAAGCACATGCCACAGTGCTCGATATCAACGGATCGATGCTCGCCGTCGGCGCCGAACGGGCAAGCAAGAAGAAGCTTTCGGCCAATCTCGACTTCGTCGAGGCCAATGCCGAGGACCTGCCTTTCGCCTCGAATTCCTTCGATGCCTACACGATCGCCTTCGGGATCCGCAACGTGCCGCGCATCGACGTGGCGCTCAAGGAGGCCCATCGCGCGTTGAAGCGCGGCGGGCGGCTGCTCGTGCTCGAATTTTCCGAGGTCGAGATGCCGCTGCTTGATCGTTTCTACGACGCCTGGTCGTTCAATGCGATTCCGAGGTTCGGCAAGCTGATCACGGGTGACGATGCGCCCTATCAGTATCTGGTCGAATCGATCCGGAAGTTCCCGAGCCAGCGGGATTTCGCTGCGATGATCAAGGACGCCGGCTTTTCACGCGTCAGCTTCACCAATTACACCGGCGGTATCGCGGCACTTCATTCCGGCTGGAAAATCTAA